One segment of Nothobranchius furzeri strain GRZ-AD chromosome 13, NfurGRZ-RIMD1, whole genome shotgun sequence DNA contains the following:
- the kcnj5 gene encoding G protein-activated inward rectifier potassium channel 4, which translates to MAGDSHVLMDHSMETGVTPAQVKKLPKHLREAQISTERTHLIPEPVKKPRQRYVQKDGKCNVHHGNVQETYRYLSDLFTTLVDLRWRFSLLIFTLVYVINWLFFGFLWWLIALIRGDLVHGDEKDWTPCVENLNSFVSAFLFSIETETTIGYGYRVITERCPEGIILLLVQAILGSIVNAIMVGCMFVKISQPKNRAETLMFSHNAVISVRDNKMCLMFRVGDLRNSHIVEASIRAKLIRSQQTKEGEFIPLNQTDINIGFDTGDDRLFLVSPLIISHEINERSPFWEMSMAQMEKEEFEIVVILEGMVEATGMTCQARSSYLDTEVLWGYRFTPVLSLEKGFYEVDYNNFHEVYQTNTPTCSAKELAVKFRDEPLLPQLPLLSPQPKERTFESLNRLSQQDPLNQEEMEEERDLRGENNGSAAALGELPLADGLPD; encoded by the exons GTGAAGAAGCTCCCTAAACATCTGAGGGAGGCTCAGATCTCAACAGAGAGAACCCACCTGATTCCAGAACCAGTGAAGAAGCCGCGGCAGCGGTACGTGCAAAAGGACGGCAAGTGCAACGTTCATCATGGAAATGTGCAAGAGACCTATCGTTACCTCAGTGACTTGTTCACTACGCTGGTGGATTTACGGTGGCGTTTTAGCCTTTTAATTTTCACCTTAGTCTACGTAATCAACTGGCTTTTCTTTGGATTTCTTTGGTGGCTGATTGCACTCATCCGAGGAGATCTGGTGCATGGGGATGAGAAGGACTGGACCCCTTGCGTAGAGAATCTCAACAGCTTTGTCTCAGCTTTCCTTTTCTCCATTGAGACAGAGACCACCATTGGTTACGGCTATCGCGTTATCACAGAAAGATGCCCTGAAGGTATTATACTGCTCTTGGTACAGGCCATCTTGGGTTCCATCGTTAACGCCATAATGGTTGGTTGCATGTTTGTCAAGATTTCACAGCCAAAGAACCGCGCTGAGACTCTCATGTTTTCACACAACGCCGTCATATCGGTTCGAGATAACAAGATGTGCCTGATGTTTCGGGTGGGGGACCTGAGGAACTCTCACATCGTGGAGGCATCAATTAGAGCAAAGCTGATCCGCTCACAACAGACCAAAGAGGGGGAGTTCATCCCACTCAACCAGACTGACATCAACATTGGCTTTGACACGGGAGATGACCGGCTGTTCTTGGTATCACCACTCATCATCTCTCATGAGATTAATGAAAGAAGCCCCTTCTGGGAAATGTCGATGGCTCAAATGGAGAAGGAGGAGTTTGAGATCGTCGTCATCCTTGAGGGCATGGTGGAGGCCACAG GTATGACATGTCAGGCTCGCAGCTCCTACCTGGACACTGAGGTGCTGTGGGGCTACCGCTTCACACCAGTTTTATCTCTGGAGAAGGGCTTCTATGAGGTGGACTACAACAACTTCCATGAGGTCTACCAGACCAACACCCCAACCTGCAGCGCCAAGGAGCTAGCAGTTAAGTTCCGGGATGAGCCACTTTTGCCTCAGCTTCCACTCTTAAGTCCCCAGCCCAAAGAGCGTACTTTTGAGTCCCTGAACCGCCTGTCACAACAGGACCCTCTAAAccaggaggagatggaggaggagagggatTTAAGGGGGGAGAATAATGGCTCGGCTGCTGCTCTGGGAGAGCTACCCCTGGCTGATGGACTGCCAGACTGA
- the LOC139062376 gene encoding zinc finger and SCAN domain-containing protein 29-like, producing the protein MSQNRALTQTSILTSVDMMASPCSQTSSPNPWSNEELKTFLSLLSDERIQRELDDTVRNEKIFQGLALAMFTHGFERTSKQCREKIKNLKAEYRSIKDHNSRSGADRQQWKWFAEMDAIYGERPVSNGRESGVDTATPANTGPQDNDTTLEMCADGSQDVPDTRDMDAGPSSADSGRSCSQSISAPSVGSRPRYGEFICNNNIKI; encoded by the exons ATGTCACAGAATCGCGCCCTAACTCAAACCTCCATACTCACCAGCGTTGACATGATGGCTTCTCCCTGCTCCCAGACCTCATCTCCTAACCCCTGGAGCAATGAAGAGCTTAAAACCTTCCTCTCGTTGCTCAGCGACGAGAGAATCCAGCGCGAACTGGATGACACGGTGCGTAATGAAAAGATCTTTCAGGGGCTTGCACTGGCGATGTTCACCCACGGCTTTGAACGCACCTCGAAGCAGTgccgagaaaaaataaaaaatctcaaGGCTGAGTACAGGTCCATCAAGGACCACAACAGCAGGAGTGGAGCAGACAGGCAGCAGTGGAAGTGGTTTGCTGAAATGGACGCCATTTATGGTGAGAGGCCTGTGAGTAATGGCCGCGAGAGTGGCGTGGACACAGCCACTCCAGCTAACACTGGACCTCAGGACAACG ATACAACTCTGGAAATGTGCGCAGATGGGAGCCAGGACGTGCCCGACACCAGGGACATGGACGCTGGGCCCTCATCTGCCGACAGCGGGCGTAGCTGCAGCCAGAGCATCTCAGCACCGTCGGTGGGCAGCAGACCACGCTACGGTGAGTTCATTTGCAATAACAACATCAAAATATGA